The following nucleotide sequence is from Megalops cyprinoides isolate fMegCyp1 chromosome 6, fMegCyp1.pri, whole genome shotgun sequence.
TGTCAAGCCCCCAGAAAGCTCTCTGTGGAATGCATATGTATACGCTACACTTCTATGTCATTGCAACCGgtaaattaatgtcattttcttcatacgtcattgtgtgtgtttgtggtagGCATATTATTAGCGACGTGTAAATGGTTTGTTACTCTGAGTGTAAGATGACTCCTAAattagcttacatttttatgtcCTGCGTGTTTGTGGTGgaatttttgtaattgtttgctTCTCCACTCCTACTTAATGAACAGCTTTCCATAAACAGACGGTTCCTTCCCTTGCCCTTGTAAACATGTTTGAAAGGTTTCTCTATTTCTCCACTCAACATGTCAGGGAACTACTCGGGTTTTCAGCCTTCTATGCTGTCTGAAAGAGAAGGGCACCTCTTTGTTTATAAACCCGGTTTTCTATTTGGTAGGCAATGGAAAGGAAATAgagtttcaaatatttattcctTGCTCttattttgcatgtttctgtAGTGCtcaatatgaatataaatgcatttcaagagTAAAGTATTAACTCTTGCCTTGCTCCCCAAAAGTAAAagaagtgatgaaaaaaaacaaaaacttaaatGTGGTGACCACAAGCTGTAAACCAAATTTCTTGTCTTTTGAATACAGAGTAAAGAAAGAACCTCCCTTGGACAAAGGCATCATTCCATGGCTGGGTCACGCTCTTGAATTTGGGAAAGATGCTGCAAAGTTTTTAAGTCGAATGAAGGCAAAACATGGTGACATCTTCACGGTAAGTGCACCACTTAGGTTCAGATTCCCACTAGAATCAGATTATTCTGGGGTTTGAAGAAATACATTCTCTTAAACTCTGCAGCCTGCTATTGGCTTAATaaattgtaaacatttaaaaaggttttgttttctAACAGGTGCATTCTACATAGGTAACATGATCCGCAAAGTGTATCTCAAATATACGTCACATGAGCAAAGACAGTAACAATCCTTTCTCACTTCCATTCAGAACACGCTGAAGAGCCTGTCAAAttatttctgtggttttctAATAGACATAAATATATGGGAAGTGCAAATgtagatgtaaaatgtaaaaatgattacaGTCTGCTGGTGTTGCAGGTTTACATCAGCATTCCAGCACAGTACATTATACTTGGACTGCTCCTGTGGAATtccagttaaataaataaatattagttTGGATTTGAAGACCAAGatgataataacagtaattataacCAAAGAATAATATTCATAAAAGATTTTTGTGTCTGTAGGTGCGTGTAGCTGGGCATTATGTGACCGTGTTGCTGGACCCAAACTCTTATGATGCAGTGGTTCAAGACTCTGTCTCACTGGACTTCACCCGCTACGCCCAGGTGCTGATGCAGAGAatcttctgtctttctctgcccaATCACAACCCAACAGCAGAGAGGGCCATGATGAGGCGGTACGTGAGGTGCACTCCCACCTGCCCACTAAAGGGGGCAGCACAACACCATCTGAGATAGCTGGGGTGCAGGGCTTCCCACAGCAAACCCTCCTGTATTCCTTTATAGCCATCAATGTTTGAAATCATGTTCCTTTGAgatatttgttttctgcttaGCATATGTGTATTTGATTATGTATGAACAGTCTGTCTACGTCCCTTGCCACCTTGTGAGGTGGAGGAGTTGTTGTGTATGACCCGTGTGTAACTAGCATTGGCAGAGCTACAGTCAGCAGCTCTCAACCCAAACGGTAACATAGTGAAAATATATCTGAATGTCTCTGTTCCTCGTTATGTATGGTGAAGGTAGAGCTGTGAAGGTGACGCTATTGAAAGAACCTCTCAATTTACTGCCAACTCTGGCATTTGACTCCTGTTGTATCTGCTCTGCACGGCATGGGCCGCCTCCACAAGTACTACATTACAAGTTAAGCAAGTCTGGCCTTTTCTTCTATTGTACGCTTTTGGTAGGTGTGTCACACAAGTGCATTCTACCTTGAAAATGGTAGAGCCATTTGTTTTGGTTATCCGTGACCCTGTCAATGCTAAAGAATTTCTTTGCGTGGGCCCACCTTTCCAATGACTAAGCCACTAAAGGGGGCAACTGTATAACTCTGATGGAGACTACAGGGGAACAGTTATGCTGTGTGGTCTGAATGAAGATTTTATCAGATTGATTCTGCCTCCTGAATTAGATTGGCTACTGCATGGTGTAGTAATGAGATATCTTATCCTGAAGGTTGTGTGGGTGAATCCAAGGCGgaatgctgctgctgtgtccttgatTAGAGATAAAAGAATACCACTGTGTTCATGTCAGTCTCAGATCTCTTCATGGTGGCCTGTTTGAAAAAAACTTGAGTGTGGCGTCTTTAACCTTTTTGCATCAGTTTCCATATTAGTATTGATCTTAATGAATTAAGATTTCCTACCTGAAAAATTGATTTATGGTGCCTGGGCCTACACTAATGAGTTTGAGGAGCAAAGACTgcaaaaaattgaaaacatctCAACTTTTATCATTTGTTACTAGCACAAATGTACCTCCATACACTGAGTAATGGAACAGCACTGTACTTGCCACAGCTGCAGTTCAGAGTCTGGACCTGCATAGAatgatggaaatgaaatatacataacaTTTGTAAGAGAATCAGAAAAACTAACTACTCAAGAATAATTGGTTGCTTTAAAAACCTTGCACAAACACCCTCAAAACCATTGAGTCAGACCCTTGTGCAATGTATGACTTCAGACCTATGTGACAGAAGAGCAGGTAATGAATGAACTTTGACTCTGTGATCATTCACCTTTGCATCCTCAGGCACTTCCAAGGGGACAGCCTGGCCTGCTTGAATGGCGTCATGCAGAGGAACCTCCAGGCCCTGCTGGCGACCGAAGAGCTTCAAGACCAGACAGACTGGAAACAGGACGGGCTCTTCAACTTCTCTTACAGCCTGCTGTTTAGGTATTCTTTACTCACTCTGCCAGTCTGAGTCATTGCCTTGCGTCAAATGTCCTAGATAACAGTTTACACATGAGCATTCGATGAGTCGCTTTAGGGAAAAAGATGGGCTTGTGTTTACATGAGAATAGAGAGTGACACGCAAAAATGCCACTGTTACTTCATCAGCTCACACAAATTTATATGCGCCTacgtacacatgtacacatgcacatacattttctttgttctggTACACTGGAAGCACCTTGGATGAATGGTTTCACTGTAGGTGAGACACTACACTGCccaatataacataatataatataatataatataatatagacTAGTGTAAGACTGTATAACTGGTCGAAAGCTATGGTGCAGTAAGCAAGAATTCTTGTGGGAATTGAATTTTTGACctgaataatgttttaatttatatattatagtGAGGAAAAGTTACAAATGAAGTTAGAACACAATGATCAAACTGCTCTCAAAGGCACAAATCCATGGAAGCTTTATCCTTTTGCACAGAGTGCTTGAACACTATCAGGAAAAGGGCACTAATACCAACACTATCTATCATCATTACTGATGTCAAAGTGACATTGCTCCAGTGTTTCAGTTACTGCACCTATTTCACCTCATCTCGTTTCTTTTCAGGGCTGGGTACCTCACACTGTTTGGAACGGAGCAAAACAGCCACAACCAAGACTTAACTGCTGTTTACGAGGAGTTCCGAAAATTTGACAGTCTCTTAACCAAAATGGCACGGAGCACACTGAACGCAGGTACCACAGCCGTGTATAGCAGGGTAGCTGATCTGTACATCTAAGCTCTTTCGGGCAAATAGTTAGGAAGCTGGTTGCTCTCATCTGCAACACAAGACAGACTGGTGAGGATCGGGCCTTGAGGGTTTGGAAAGGAAGGTTCATTTCCTTAACATGATGATTCCATTAGGTCTTTACACATGGAGACATAGGCTTATTAGAATTCCATGTGTggttgcaagtttgaatccAACTTGAGTCACACCCATGGTGTTATCTTTGTCCCTcttacatcacacacacacctgttttaaGCGCAATACCTCTGTCTCATCTCACCGTTACACCTAACTTACTTTTGTATCTCTTTTGTATCCATGTATTCGTCACACATCACTGGCTTACATAATTCCAGTCTCTGATCATACCTGTTTCATCTTTCCTGCCTTATCCTTGTCTGCGATCACACCTGTCTCCCCTTGTGTACTTTATCCCTGGCTAATCTGTCCTATGTAACTCCTTGCTCTGATCATTGTCATTTCACCTTTCATGACTAATACACATGTATGATCCCGCCTGTGATCTACCCTTCCACGACAGAGGAGAAGCGGGCGGCAGGCTCTGTGAGACAGCGTCTGTGGAACCTACTGTCTCCAGCCCAGTTCAGAAAGGCAGAGCCCAGCTCCTGGCTGCAGAGCTACCGACAGCACTTGCAGGAGATGGGCGTGGATGAGGAGATGCAAACACGAGCCATGCTTCTTCAGCTGTGGGCAACACAGGTGAGtcagagaacagcacaacaCTGTGGTGCAGCTTCGACTTCTTACATTCCTTTGGATTATTTATAGAGGGTACCTCCCCAAGTTATGTTGATCAGGTTGCTGATTTAGTGTCTATGAAAAAACTTTCGTTTCCATTgcactaaaaatgaaatgaaacaatagGGCTTGTCGTACCAGTCCCACAGCTTGTCTCAGGGTTGGCTCTCCTCAACGGCGTGGCAACACTCCAGTACAAACATAAGCACCTGCCCAGGTGCCAGAGTGCACACAGTACATGACACACCTGGAAAGCGTGTAGGGTTACACGTTGTACAGCACATGCTGTAACACACTCCAAATGCGTGCATCTCAAATACACCTCACAtgagtaaataaaataacaatccTTTCAGTTCAGGTCAGGACAAGCCAGAGAACCTGTCAAGTCATTTCTGTTCAACAAAGGTTGTTATTCACACAATAGCCACTGACTTCACAGTGAcaaaatgtgtataaaacataaacattctCCTAAcgaatgtgatgtaatattaaTAAGTTTAGTATATAGAAAATATATGCTTAGTATAGTAGCTTGATGAAGAGATTCTTGAGGTACAGTGTGGCCCTTAAAATAAGAGTAGGCCTAGaaaatgtctgtctgcttgtgtaGATGTGTGCTATTTTGCCTTGAGACGGCCCCACTGGTATGGTGCTCCCGGAGGGGCTCTTCCAGATCAGGGGAGCGGGTAGTTTGTCCTCAGCGTGGCTGCTGGCATTCCCACTGGCCATCCTTTTTATGCATCAGCCCGAATAGGCGACGACAGTCTGTCTCATACCATTACCCCTGTCTGCCACAAGGGTGTGATGTTGACTTGTTATTTAGTTTAGTGATTTCACAGGCTCAAAGATTTGAAGAAATGTCTTGTGGtggaaatgacaaaatggtCTTATGCAGTGCtcatgaaaatgagaaacaccAGACTTTCACTCACATACAAGAGCAAATTTGctaacaatgaaaataacatctaTTCAACTTCACAGTATACTGCAAATGTATTTCAGCTATCAGGCTGCCACCATGGTTCACTGACTTGAAAGTTCtaagaaaaaaaccctgaataCTCAGAACCAAACTCTAAATACACAATAGGAGGCTggcctagttttttttttttttgagtctaCTCTCATCTGTTCACGCTATTAGGATGTTGCTTACTAAGTGAAACTGCTGAACAAGCAAATTGCCCTGCTTTTTGTATGTGTAATGGCAGTCCCATCTGTCTCTGCAGTCAGCTGGGCAGAGTGGACAGTAGTGACAGTGTGTCATATTCAGTAAAGCAGATGCATTTAAACTGTCCTGGATTCCACTGATGTTTCTTTCTAACATTGTATTTAATAGGACTCTCCTACTGTTTCCACTGAATTATTTTTGCCATGTAATCAAAATGCAACTGTCGTGTCAGAGCTTGGCTTATCAGAACTGACATTTGCCTTATGAAAAGACCACATAACTgcctcacccacccacccaccaactGTATAGACATCTCTGTGTATAAGAGCAGGGCCAGACCCACTCGGTTATGTTTTGACTCAATCTGCAGCACTGAGTGCTGCACCCAGCCACTCAGAACCATTTTAATCCATCAAttagtaatgaaaaaaacatgaaactgtCTGAGAGCAACACAGGAGAAGGTGTGACAGAGGATGAAGACTCTGGTTCAGATTTTAacagtacttaacccagaagcGCAATTGAAACATGAAAGCTGAATAACTTAGACTTTGATGGAAGATGCTGAAGACAAACCATGACTCCAAACTGTACTTTATCTGAGTTTCACATGATATTTCTGGTTGTTGGATCTTTTTAATACTTGGAGCTAAACTGGTGTTTCTCAAGTATTCCAGTAACAAAACACACCTTTACATTGTCATATCTCATTACAATGAATGACTGAGGCCCAGGCCtgttgattatttttaaaaagaatttgctttttcataaaactgcattttaaaactttaaatggCTCTCCTATTTCTTGGCCATCATCATTGTGTGGAGTTGAGCAGCcacaatatttttcaatgtCCAATTTGTGTTATCCAATTTGAAATTTGATATAATCCAGAAATTAGATTGACTAAACCACtcataatgaaaaagaaagccAGCATCAACTACTTGCTGTTGGAGAGGGGACAAGAGGTAATGCAACCAATGTGATTCAATGTTTGTTGCTCTTGCTAGGGTAATGTCGGGCCCGCAGCATTCTGGCTGCTTGCATTCCTGTTGACCAACCCTGAGGCCAAGAACGCTGTGAAGAGAGAATTCAGGAGCATCTCACTGCAAGCAAACCCACCACATCACCTCCCACTGGACAAGTTACAGTGCACACCTGTTTTTGGTGAGGCTGGCCTGTATGTCTTTATTGGTTTCAACAGTTACTCAGGCAGTTACTCAGTAGGTTTTCAAGGTGAATTTCTTCCAGAATGTAAACAGAACTGTGCTCAAAACAAATGCTTTGATTGCTTATATGAATGGACACAAGGTGTGCTCTCCCCTGTTGTCCCCAGAGTTAAGACACTCTCTCTTTTGATTTGGTGTGATTATAGGTTAGATAGAGCAGTAATGTGCAGTTCCCTCACTGACAGAGAAGTAATAGCTGGTTCCAGATGAGAAGACACACAGTCTTGGCCTGGGGCTTTAGAGAGCTCACATAAAAGACACATTAAAAGACAAAGCAAGCTCCATTCCTCCAGGGCATGAAAGTAAATGACTCAGATCTGGACTCAATAAGTGATTTGACCTCCAATCCAAATAATCAGATTGATTAAGCAAATCAGAACAGAGACATGGAATGAAAAGTAGATACCTCTCTTACTCTCAAGGCCTGGATCTACCCCCATGCTGCCGCACAGAGgctcacaaaaaaatgaatacagtcaCAGTGTTGGTCAACTTTGCAGTTGAAAGCAGAGTCATATATTTACCAGCCTACTCTCCTAACCACTATATCCAGTGGATTACTTAACTTTGACCATTGGGCATAGAAGCTTTTGAACAAGTACAGACAATAAAAGACAACAATAATTGAAGCCAGTTATTAAACATATAAGTAGTAAAGAGAGCTTAAGATGCTTCATGTCTTTAGTCTctgcaaaaggagaaaaagacacttattaatgcatggaatagcttACCTAGTCTCACAGTGAAAGAGGAAGCCCTTGGAGTGTTCAAGGCCAGCCTTGACACGAGGCCAGATGCGCACCAGAGTAAGGGTAAAATGAGGAGCCTGGATGGGCTGCATGGTCTGTCGTCTTAATTAAACCACCTCACGTTCTTACATTACAGACAGCGCCCTGAGCGAGGCGCTTAggctcactgctgcccccttcATAACCCGAGAGGTGCTGCACAACAACACGCTGCGTATGGCGGATGGGCGGGAGTACAGCCTCAGGAAAGGGGACCGGGTGTGCCTGTTCCCCTACCTCAGCCCCCAGATGGACCCCGAAATCCACCAGGAGCCGGAGGTA
It contains:
- the LOC118779497 gene encoding prostacyclin synthase-like encodes the protein MFWATLLLFNGFLVLLLILSNRSRVKKEPPLDKGIIPWLGHALEFGKDAAKFLSRMKAKHGDIFTVRVAGHYVTVLLDPNSYDAVVQDSVSLDFTRYAQVLMQRIFCLSLPNHNPTAERAMMRRHFQGDSLACLNGVMQRNLQALLATEELQDQTDWKQDGLFNFSYSLLFRAGYLTLFGTEQNSHNQDLTAVYEEFRKFDSLLTKMARSTLNAEEKRAAGSVRQRLWNLLSPAQFRKAEPSSWLQSYRQHLQEMGVDEEMQTRAMLLQLWATQGNVGPAAFWLLAFLLTNPEAKNAVKREFRSISLQANPPHHLPLDKLQCTPVFDSALSEALRLTAAPFITREVLHNNTLRMADGREYSLRKGDRVCLFPYLSPQMDPEIHQEPEKFKYDRFLNADGTEKKDFFKGGKRLKYYTMPWGAGKNVCVGKDFAISSIKQFLFLVLTHMELELCDPASALPEMNATRYGFGMMQPEKDLPIRYKLRDPL